From Zerene cesonia ecotype Mississippi chromosome 13, Zerene_cesonia_1.1, whole genome shotgun sequence, the proteins below share one genomic window:
- the LOC119831211 gene encoding neurogenin-3, with product MFGTNFDEFCDFNDSICSNDSGFERSYADSFTSTNKTPKKNESMDLGISLTPTKDSSVRRRLFPEDFDYPFQQPAEVEDVKAFENFQPINNTSTPIKAKDKKPKDPNKPKRKYANGKNRVSRSKSPTQIMRIKRNRRIKANDRERNRMHMLNEALDRLRCVLPTFPEDTKLTKIETLRFAHNYIFALSQTLDALDNINSGHENTTKGTRPPTPRLRFNYLQYFKVIVPSLAILYSTILYSLP from the exons ATGTTCGGCACAAACTTCGATGAATTCTGCGACTTCAACGACAGCATTTGCAGCAATGACTCCGGATTTGAAAGGTCCTACGCTGACTCCTTTActtctacaaataaaacaccaaAGAAAAATGAATCGATGGACCTTGGAATATCCCTTACACCGACAAAAGACAGTAGCGTACGACGAAGGCTTTTTCCAGAAGATTTTGATTACCCATTTCAACAACCCGCTGAAGTAGAAGATGTAAAGGCATTCGAAAATTTCCAACCGATCAATAACACATCTACGCCTATAAAGGCTAAGGACAAAAAGCCCAAAGATCCTAACAAACCGAAAAGGAAATACGCGAATGGAAAGAACAGAGTATCCAGATCTAAGAGTCCAACGCAAATTATGCGgattaaaagaaatagaaGAATCAAAGCCAACGATAGAGAGCGAAACAGGATGCACATGTTAAACGAAGCATTAGATAGACTGCGTTGTGTCTTACCTACTTTTCCAGAAGATACAAAATTAACGAAAATAGAAACTTTAAGATTTGCTCACAACTATATTTTCGCATTAAGTCAAACGCTTGACGctttagataatataaactcTGGGCAT GAAAATACCACCAAAGGCACTCGTCCTCCGACCCCACGTCTTAGATTTAATTACCTACAGTACTTCAAGGTGATAGTGCCCTCGCTAGCAATACTCTACTCTACAATACTCTACTCTCTCCCTTAA